A single genomic interval of Amblyomma americanum isolate KBUSLIRL-KWMA chromosome 11, ASM5285725v1, whole genome shotgun sequence harbors:
- the LOC144110503 gene encoding uncharacterized protein LOC144110503: MKLKALLTALAACALLVTANGAPTEESSCLQGHVEALLGLVEELNNQVTAMEENADTIEVRKTVHNILMELQAESQETTSQESYGRSEASDHQSDLPDGDQGLPPLNKRMGVTDGKKKTIT, translated from the exons ATGAAACTGAAGGCTCTGCTAACCGCTCTGGCCGCTTGTGCCCTCCTGGTGACGG CTAATGGAGCGCCAACGGAAGAGTCATCATGTTTGCAAGGACATGTGGAAGCACTTCTGGGTCTAGTTGAGGAATTGAACAACCAAGTGACGGCCATGGAGGAAAATGCGGACACTATTGAGGTGAGGAAAACGGTGCACAACATACTGATGGAGCTTCAGGCAGAAAGTCAAGAGACCACCTCGCAAGAATCTTATGGAAGAAGCGAGGCTTCAGATCATCAGAGTGATCTCCCAGATGGTGATCAAGGTCTGCCGCCTCTCAACAAGCGAATGGGCGTCACGGACGGGAAGAAGAAAACAATCACCTAA